Proteins encoded by one window of Cylindrospermum stagnale PCC 7417:
- a CDS encoding DUF4157 domain-containing protein, producing MIAFDTLRDGAKRHRGSGCRCPSPILGWKYEKTIQRQTPEEEEPVQAKSMVQRVSSEGGTAATPDVEESIQQAKGSGQPLAENVREPMEKAFGADFSGVKIHTDSKSDQLNQSIQARAFTTGQDLFFRSGEYNPGSKGGQELIAHELTHVVQQTGGVQLNRETKVMDESKRQPTN from the coding sequence GTGATCGCCTTTGATACACTACGCGATGGCGCAAAGCGCCATCGCGGGAGCGGGTGCCGTTGCCCATCGCCTATACTTGGCTGGAAGTATGAAAAGACTATCCAGCGCCAGACACCGGAAGAGGAAGAACCTGTTCAAGCTAAATCAATGGTGCAGCGAGTTTCTAGTGAGGGCGGCACAGCTGCCACGCCAGATGTAGAAGAATCTATTCAACAGGCAAAGGGTAGCGGACAGCCACTAGCGGAAAATGTTAGGGAACCGATGGAAAAAGCTTTTGGGGCTGACTTCAGTGGGGTGAAGATTCACACAGATAGTAAATCTGATCAGTTAAATCAATCAATTCAGGCACGGGCGTTTACCACAGGTCAGGATTTGTTCTTTAGAAGTGGAGAATATAATCCTGGAAGTAAGGGAGGACAGGAGTTGATTGCCCATGAGTTGACTCATGTTGTGCAGCAGACAGGTGGTGTACAACTTAATCGGGAAACGAAAGTCATGGATGAATCTAAACGACAACCCACAAATTAG